One Erysipelothrix amsterdamensis DNA window includes the following coding sequences:
- a CDS encoding endo-alpha-N-acetylgalactosaminidase family protein: MKKFLTGFLTIVVALTTMTTNPSKIYADNTAEWESISASNGSVKEVIKDGVRYYELSSSDRNDNQDNPAIFKPNKEWKTDGKEANFTFDFIAENTSEKSRFGVHLFYTDSKNFLTVAYDAGGWFWEYKVDGNGTYKNDNRLPGPKLGSKNTLEVSLKDDLLIAWITSDDGDKKQLFTQSFDTNVINQLQEKSEDIVVKLGTYSGILSKILVKADNQDDIVIPEPEFERPVLDTYEEYTFETNFEDLTDESLKEMFTVEKGKVETSIITHDGNNSVRLYFQSRDKNLIIFRETPLLENYIFEADITIEKAEDAINDMIRFGQLVRVQDGGEYGYAVIGDNQGDYFTENFGAKPAWSPTSKGTVLNPNEVHHWKTVVEDQTITLFIDGQQILSNTMDGLAKGIGAFGFFKDRGMGSVLVDNVKVTKITPERPVDPDNEGVVPVEIKSSDMTVRLDEAFPRVLDYTLTNGKKMQGQPTKIDTIKINNVDIVPEVSLEKVSENSIKYILKAINTENKINADLTILLEVKNNTLEFSVTEIKNNNTSQKTNEEIIRTLEIPNHSLVSVNSSETNANVYGAKISTDTTVNGDTLTEVTDTLRSFNSNYMYAVISNSELSASMHSNSQYSSGGGVNDFVRINARVKEFESYNSVGLSSSPWIYHRDVMFNEQTLELPEAKVVITEDANDDGVVNWQDGAIAFRDIMYSPVGAESVKDLVAYRIAMNFGSHAQNPFLMTLDGIKKINLHTDGLGQSVLLKGYGSEGHDSGHLNYADIGRRMGGVEEFKYLIDESVDFGAKIGIHVNASETYLESKYFNEKILRKSADGSYNYGWNWIDQGINIDAAIDLANGRRSRFEDLKNLVGDNLDWIYVDVWGNGQSGDNNAWTSHQLAKEIHDQGWRLGGEWGYAFEPDSTFQHWAADLTYGGYTLKGINSTLTRFIFNQQRDSWPADFPSYGGAAEYPLLGGYNMKDFEGWQGRNDYNGYIVNLFENNLSTKYIQHFKVNRWVEGTPVNMTNSKGKNFDWNPEMMVELVNDANDKLIIERKSNDYKNDRDNYRSRTIKLNDRLILDGDKYLLPWNWDENGNNLTGDQEKLYHFNKKGGTSTWEIPSDWNVSSVKFYQLTETGNKLIDTITVKDGRITLDAKADIPYVIYKGDQAEKNVSYGSGAHIVDPGFNYQNLDAWDVTGENADVIKSQASNDMLRIQDNSETTKVSQILTDLEAGDTYVVYVGVDNRSDSKAILELNVDGEIISNYTEKSIAKNYVKAYAHNTNSSTVNNNSYFQNMFVYFTAPTNGKNVTLSLIREAGDGATYFDDVRITKNNGNPHLKENVFYQDFENSTQGIYPFVVGNVEGVEDNRTHLSEKHEPYTQRGWNNKKISDVIDGDWSLKTNGLTQRRKLVYQTIPQNIRFEIGETYKVSFDYEAGSEGTYAVMIGDGEFTGNEQQIPLTATLNKDGAQRFEVEITGSKSGQTWFGIYSTSVAPDLQDSSNKEANFRSYKDVVLDNVRIEKVVPPYEVTLENKEFNISMTGLSNVIENTDILNVTKDETLKKEFEEKMIDVDIYNMSLVRNGIEVKPLNGEVTVTIPTRSTRQFIFMKASQPVTELLHLQSDGTWTPVNAKYVDDALVFKTHELGTYALNYGEKIIPVDKTHLKTLIEQASELKPELYTELSWKEFETVLISAKELYKNEEATQLSIDEMVRTLAKAMSHLELTSEEDVNYDALQALVGTSKTLKKDEYTEESWTKFESILKNAITMLENQDADSQHVIDAIGIELNDAIRALEKMKSIDSIKPIDPVDPNNPSQTKDSSDSKLPGTGVESPMSIIVLGISAVVIGTLFFILNKRKRQPN; the protein is encoded by the coding sequence ATGAAGAAATTTTTAACTGGATTTCTTACTATAGTCGTTGCCTTAACAACAATGACTACGAATCCAAGTAAAATCTATGCTGACAATACCGCAGAGTGGGAATCTATTTCTGCAAGTAACGGATCCGTGAAGGAAGTTATCAAAGATGGCGTACGCTATTATGAACTTTCATCATCTGATAGAAATGATAATCAAGACAATCCTGCAATCTTTAAACCTAATAAGGAATGGAAAACAGATGGTAAAGAAGCAAACTTTACATTTGATTTTATTGCAGAGAACACCTCAGAAAAAAGCCGCTTTGGGGTTCATTTATTCTATACTGATTCTAAGAATTTTCTAACTGTAGCGTATGATGCAGGTGGGTGGTTTTGGGAATATAAAGTTGACGGAAATGGTACTTATAAAAATGACAATCGACTACCAGGTCCTAAATTAGGTTCGAAAAATACGTTAGAAGTTTCTTTAAAAGATGATCTTCTAATTGCTTGGATTACAAGTGATGATGGTGATAAGAAACAGCTATTTACTCAATCATTCGATACAAATGTCATCAATCAACTTCAAGAAAAGTCTGAAGACATTGTCGTAAAACTAGGGACCTATTCAGGAATTCTCTCAAAAATTCTTGTAAAAGCGGATAACCAAGATGATATTGTTATTCCAGAACCTGAATTTGAGAGACCGGTCCTTGATACTTATGAGGAATATACGTTTGAAACTAATTTTGAAGATTTGACGGATGAATCACTAAAAGAGATGTTTACCGTTGAAAAAGGAAAAGTCGAAACATCAATCATCACACATGATGGCAATAATTCAGTACGACTTTATTTTCAATCAAGAGATAAAAATCTTATTATCTTCAGAGAAACACCACTTTTAGAAAATTATATTTTTGAAGCTGACATTACGATTGAAAAAGCAGAGGACGCCATTAACGATATGATTCGTTTTGGTCAACTTGTGCGTGTTCAAGATGGTGGTGAATATGGTTATGCTGTAATTGGAGATAATCAAGGGGATTATTTCACAGAAAACTTTGGTGCTAAACCAGCATGGTCCCCTACTTCCAAAGGAACAGTATTAAATCCAAATGAGGTCCACCACTGGAAGACTGTTGTAGAGGATCAAACAATAACGCTTTTTATTGATGGACAACAAATTCTTTCGAATACAATGGATGGCCTTGCTAAAGGCATAGGAGCATTTGGATTTTTTAAAGATCGCGGTATGGGTTCAGTGTTAGTCGATAATGTTAAAGTTACGAAAATAACACCTGAGCGTCCTGTTGATCCAGATAATGAAGGTGTCGTACCTGTAGAAATTAAATCTTCAGATATGACAGTTCGTCTTGACGAAGCATTTCCAAGGGTGCTCGATTACACCTTAACAAATGGTAAAAAAATGCAAGGTCAACCAACTAAAATTGATACTATTAAAATTAATAATGTTGATATTGTTCCAGAAGTAAGCTTAGAAAAAGTATCCGAAAATAGTATTAAATATATTTTAAAAGCAATCAATACGGAAAATAAAATTAATGCTGATCTTACGATACTTTTGGAAGTGAAAAATAATACTCTTGAATTTAGTGTAACTGAAATTAAGAATAATAATACTTCACAAAAAACAAATGAAGAAATTATCCGTACCCTCGAAATTCCAAATCATAGTTTAGTATCCGTCAATTCATCGGAAACGAATGCTAATGTGTACGGCGCAAAAATTTCAACTGATACAACTGTTAATGGTGATACATTAACGGAGGTAACTGACACACTACGAAGTTTTAACAGTAATTATATGTATGCTGTCATTTCAAACAGCGAACTTTCAGCAAGTATGCACAGTAATTCACAGTACTCATCAGGTGGTGGCGTAAATGACTTTGTACGTATAAATGCACGTGTAAAAGAATTTGAGTCTTATAACTCAGTAGGATTATCTAGTTCACCATGGATTTACCACCGTGATGTGATGTTCAATGAACAAACACTTGAATTACCAGAAGCTAAAGTTGTCATTACAGAAGATGCTAATGATGATGGTGTTGTGAACTGGCAAGATGGTGCTATTGCATTTAGAGATATTATGTATTCACCAGTTGGTGCAGAATCGGTTAAAGATTTAGTAGCTTATCGAATCGCAATGAACTTTGGTTCTCATGCTCAAAACCCATTCTTAATGACATTAGATGGTATTAAAAAAATAAACTTGCATACAGATGGCCTTGGACAATCAGTTTTACTAAAAGGTTATGGTAGTGAAGGACATGACTCAGGACACTTAAACTATGCAGATATTGGACGTCGCATGGGTGGTGTTGAAGAGTTCAAATACTTAATAGATGAATCGGTGGACTTTGGCGCAAAGATTGGTATTCATGTTAATGCGAGTGAAACTTATCTAGAGTCAAAATATTTCAATGAAAAAATCTTACGTAAATCTGCAGATGGTTCCTACAACTACGGTTGGAACTGGATTGATCAAGGTATCAATATTGATGCTGCCATCGATTTAGCAAATGGACGTCGTTCTCGATTTGAAGACCTTAAAAACTTAGTTGGTGACAACCTTGACTGGATTTATGTTGACGTATGGGGTAATGGTCAATCTGGTGACAACAATGCATGGACAAGTCATCAACTCGCAAAAGAAATTCATGATCAAGGATGGCGTTTAGGCGGAGAATGGGGTTATGCATTTGAACCTGATTCAACATTCCAACACTGGGCAGCCGACCTTACTTATGGAGGTTATACGCTAAAAGGTATCAACTCAACATTAACGCGCTTTATCTTTAACCAACAACGTGATTCATGGCCTGCAGACTTCCCTTCATATGGTGGCGCTGCCGAATATCCGCTCCTAGGTGGTTATAACATGAAAGACTTTGAAGGATGGCAAGGACGTAACGATTATAATGGTTATATTGTAAATCTTTTCGAAAATAACCTTTCTACAAAATATATACAACACTTTAAGGTGAATCGTTGGGTTGAAGGAACTCCAGTTAATATGACTAACTCAAAAGGTAAAAACTTTGATTGGAACCCTGAAATGATGGTTGAACTTGTAAATGACGCAAATGATAAATTAATAATCGAAAGAAAATCAAATGATTATAAAAATGACCGCGATAATTATCGTTCTCGTACCATAAAACTTAACGATCGTTTAATCTTAGATGGTGATAAGTATCTTCTTCCTTGGAACTGGGATGAAAATGGAAATAACCTTACAGGCGATCAAGAAAAGCTTTATCACTTTAATAAAAAAGGTGGAACATCAACTTGGGAAATTCCAAGCGATTGGAATGTATCGTCTGTTAAGTTTTACCAGTTGACTGAAACCGGTAATAAATTAATTGATACTATTACAGTTAAAGATGGTCGAATTACCTTAGATGCAAAAGCAGATATTCCTTATGTAATCTATAAAGGAGACCAGGCAGAAAAAAATGTAAGCTACGGAAGTGGTGCTCATATTGTAGATCCAGGATTCAATTATCAAAATCTTGATGCATGGGATGTGACAGGAGAAAATGCAGATGTCATAAAATCACAAGCAAGTAATGATATGTTACGTATTCAGGATAATTCGGAGACAACTAAGGTTAGTCAGATACTTACAGATTTAGAAGCTGGTGATACTTATGTAGTTTATGTTGGTGTCGACAACCGTTCAGATTCGAAAGCAATTCTTGAACTTAATGTGGATGGAGAAATAATATCTAACTATACCGAAAAATCTATCGCAAAAAACTATGTAAAAGCATATGCACACAATACAAACTCATCTACTGTGAATAACAATAGTTACTTCCAAAATATGTTTGTGTACTTTACCGCACCTACTAATGGTAAAAATGTTACATTATCCTTAATCCGTGAAGCGGGAGATGGCGCGACATACTTCGACGATGTGCGAATTACAAAAAACAATGGTAATCCTCATCTAAAAGAAAATGTATTCTACCAAGACTTTGAAAATAGTACTCAAGGTATTTACCCATTTGTTGTGGGGAACGTTGAAGGTGTTGAAGATAACAGAACTCACTTATCCGAAAAGCATGAGCCATATACTCAACGTGGTTGGAACAATAAGAAAATTTCAGACGTAATTGATGGCGATTGGTCCTTGAAAACAAATGGTTTAACACAACGTAGAAAACTTGTTTACCAAACGATTCCTCAAAATATCCGCTTTGAAATTGGAGAAACATACAAAGTTTCATTTGATTACGAAGCAGGATCAGAAGGAACATATGCAGTTATGATTGGTGATGGAGAATTTACAGGAAATGAACAACAAATCCCTCTGACTGCTACACTCAATAAAGATGGTGCACAACGCTTTGAAGTTGAAATTACAGGATCAAAGTCTGGACAAACATGGTTTGGTATCTATTCAACAAGTGTAGCTCCTGATCTTCAAGATTCCTCGAATAAAGAAGCAAACTTTAGAAGTTACAAAGATGTTGTATTAGATAATGTTCGCATTGAGAAAGTAGTACCACCTTACGAAGTCACATTAGAGAACAAAGAATTTAATATAAGTATGACTGGTCTTTCAAATGTTATTGAAAACACAGATATACTTAATGTTACTAAAGATGAAACACTCAAAAAAGAATTTGAAGAAAAAATGATTGATGTAGATATTTACAATATGAGTCTTGTACGTAACGGTATTGAAGTGAAACCACTTAATGGTGAAGTTACTGTAACAATTCCAACACGTTCGACTCGTCAATTTATTTTCATGAAAGCATCGCAACCAGTGACTGAACTACTCCATCTTCAATCAGATGGAACATGGACACCAGTCAATGCTAAGTATGTAGATGATGCACTTGTATTCAAGACTCATGAGCTTGGAACTTATGCTTTAAACTATGGTGAAAAAATTATTCCTGTAGATAAGACACACTTAAAAACTCTTATTGAACAAGCTTCAGAACTAAAACCAGAACTATATACTGAATTAAGTTGGAAAGAGTTTGAAACAGTCCTTATAAGTGCAAAAGAACTTTATAAAAATGAAGAAGCTACTCAATTATCTATTGATGAAATGGTTCGAACATTAGCAAAGGCAATGAGTCATCTTGAACTTACTTCAGAGGAAGATGTAAATTATGATGCCTTACAAGCATTAGTTGGAACATCAAAAACTCTTAAAAAAGATGAATATACTGAGGAAAGTTGGACTAAATTTGAATCCATCCTTAAAAATGCAATTACGATGTTAGAAAATCAAGATGCTGATAGTCAACATGTTATTGATGCAATCGGGATTGAACTCAATGATGCTATAAGAGCGTTAGAAAAAATGAAATCAATCGATTCAATTAAACCAATTGATCCAGTCGATCCAAATAATCCTTCTCAAACAAAAGACTCTTCAGATTCGAAGCTTCCTGGTACAGGTGTCGAATCACCTATGAGTATTATTGTTTTAGGTATTAGTGCAGTGGTAATTGGAACACTATTTTTCATACTAAATAAACGTAAGCGTCAACCTAATTAA
- a CDS encoding BglG family transcription antiterminator has translation MNSRQRKILEYLSDKKIWIKGKELSRIMGVSDRTIRSDIDLLNQEIPGIIESSTREGYQLNFNKYQTYKYLNTDVIPQTPDERSIYIIKILLFSKKRQKIMDLQDELFVSEHTIEGDIKRIRDLIKPYGGLKLVREKNTIFFQGNEHLKRKIYRDLLTNEIKDNFLNINRTALLYSRFDLVQVTKIFEETLNKYNYSVRETAIPMIVVHMGITIERMLSGHYLTDDSINKQVDQRIEFEISEYFFERIIQIVPIKYSITEVRGFANILMGYQNAYHLNDILEYKNKIVDLSKLLDEVVKVLYETFDLDFSMDEDFKNGLHLHIQSLVLRMKNGTVIPNAHLQEIKKSYPLIFEMGLVIGRLIGNSFGFELSESEVGFISLHIGAAYDRLSSKKKHHVLLIAPHNRSLSKLTKGKITNMFKERMEIIAIHEYYVEKNIEKMNVDLIITTLPIDHNLEVKTVQISMFLSHEDEGMIFRALNELDKEEFNLEFGNQFGTLIDERFFFKNLEKETPKEVIDYMSQKLYENGIVSKDFKDSILDREAMSSTSFSYSIAIPHPLDLKSKQSKVAVALLRKPIQWGSYNVKLVMMLAINEKDSSTMWLFFDWLSETITNPSKMSKLLQSKNRNEFVHWMMND, from the coding sequence ATGAATTCCAGACAACGCAAAATCTTAGAATATCTTTCAGATAAAAAAATATGGATTAAAGGTAAAGAACTTTCACGTATTATGGGAGTATCTGATCGAACGATTCGCTCTGATATTGATCTATTAAATCAAGAGATTCCTGGAATTATAGAATCGAGTACACGAGAAGGTTATCAATTAAACTTTAATAAATATCAGACTTATAAATATTTAAATACTGATGTCATACCTCAAACTCCAGATGAGCGCAGTATTTATATCATAAAAATACTTTTATTTTCAAAGAAACGACAAAAAATTATGGATTTACAAGATGAACTTTTTGTAAGTGAACACACGATTGAAGGTGACATTAAGCGAATCCGAGATTTAATAAAGCCGTATGGGGGCTTAAAATTAGTTCGAGAAAAAAATACAATATTTTTTCAAGGAAACGAACACCTTAAGCGGAAGATTTATCGTGACCTCCTAACAAACGAGATTAAAGATAATTTTTTAAATATTAATCGTACAGCTCTTCTTTATAGTCGTTTTGATTTGGTACAGGTAACCAAAATATTTGAAGAGACTCTTAATAAATACAATTATTCGGTTAGAGAAACCGCGATTCCAATGATTGTGGTACATATGGGAATAACGATTGAGCGTATGTTAAGTGGTCATTATCTCACTGATGATTCTATTAATAAACAAGTGGATCAAAGAATTGAATTTGAAATATCAGAATATTTCTTTGAAAGAATTATACAGATAGTTCCAATAAAATATTCTATTACGGAAGTTAGAGGTTTTGCTAATATTCTTATGGGATATCAAAATGCTTATCACTTGAATGATATATTAGAATATAAAAATAAAATTGTAGATCTTTCAAAACTTCTTGATGAAGTTGTAAAAGTACTTTATGAGACTTTTGATTTAGACTTTTCAATGGACGAAGATTTTAAAAATGGATTGCATCTACATATTCAATCACTAGTTTTGAGAATGAAAAACGGTACAGTAATTCCTAATGCTCATCTACAAGAAATAAAAAAATCATACCCACTCATTTTTGAAATGGGATTGGTTATTGGTCGATTAATTGGAAATTCGTTTGGTTTTGAATTGTCTGAATCAGAGGTAGGTTTTATTTCACTACACATTGGAGCGGCATATGATCGTTTATCTAGTAAGAAAAAGCATCATGTACTATTAATTGCTCCGCATAATCGAAGTCTTTCAAAATTAACTAAAGGGAAGATTACGAACATGTTTAAAGAACGTATGGAAATTATAGCAATACACGAGTACTATGTTGAAAAAAACATCGAAAAGATGAATGTTGATTTGATAATTACTACGTTGCCTATCGATCATAATCTTGAAGTAAAAACAGTTCAAATTTCGATGTTTTTGAGTCACGAGGACGAAGGAATGATATTCAGGGCATTAAATGAATTAGATAAAGAAGAATTTAACCTTGAATTTGGCAATCAATTTGGCACTTTAATTGATGAACGTTTTTTCTTTAAAAATCTCGAGAAAGAAACACCAAAAGAAGTTATAGATTATATGAGTCAAAAGCTTTATGAGAACGGTATTGTTTCAAAGGACTTTAAAGATTCTATTTTGGATCGTGAAGCAATGTCGTCGACATCATTTAGTTATTCAATAGCAATTCCCCATCCTTTGGATCTCAAGAGCAAGCAGTCAAAAGTGGCTGTTGCATTATTAAGAAAACCAATACAATGGGGAAGTTATAACGTCAAACTGGTAATGATGCTTGCAATAAACGAAAAAGATAGCTCAACAATGTGGTTGTTTTTTGATTGGTTATCGGAAACCATAACAAATCCATCAAAAATGTCAAAGCTGTTACAATCAAAAAATAGAAATGAATTTGTTCATTGGATGATGAATGATTAG
- a CDS encoding PTS lactose/cellobiose transporter subunit IIA codes for MTDIELVSFKIISEVGTAKSFFMEAIAFAQKNNFVKARKLIEEGENHRILGHETHFELIQKEASGEPLGINLILMHAEDQLMAAETIKILAEQLIKSYEIINELAIQINK; via the coding sequence ATGACAGATATAGAATTAGTAAGTTTTAAGATAATTAGCGAAGTTGGTACTGCAAAATCCTTTTTTATGGAAGCAATTGCTTTTGCTCAAAAAAATAATTTTGTAAAAGCAAGGAAATTGATTGAGGAAGGCGAGAATCATCGCATTTTAGGACATGAGACCCACTTTGAATTAATTCAAAAGGAAGCAAGCGGTGAACCGCTTGGGATTAATTTGATTCTAATGCATGCAGAAGATCAATTGATGGCAGCTGAAACAATTAAAATTTTAGCAGAGCAACTTATTAAGAGTTATGAAATAATTAATGAATTAGCGATACAAATCAATAAATAA
- a CDS encoding PTS sugar transporter subunit IIB produces the protein MKRVYLFCNAGMSTSLLASKMQTVADSHKLPIEVKAFSDSKMDSIVQEFNPDVILLGPQIKYKFEETKAKYAGSGVPVEVIDLEDYGKVDGERVLKKAIMLIKGKGK, from the coding sequence ATGAAGAGAGTATATTTATTTTGTAATGCTGGGATGTCAACGAGTTTGTTAGCAAGCAAAATGCAAACAGTTGCAGACTCACATAAGTTACCAATTGAAGTAAAAGCATTCTCTGACTCGAAGATGGATTCTATTGTCCAAGAATTTAATCCGGATGTAATTTTGTTAGGGCCACAAATTAAATATAAATTTGAGGAAACTAAAGCAAAATATGCGGGATCAGGGGTACCTGTTGAAGTCATTGATTTAGAGGATTATGGCAAAGTTGATGGAGAACGTGTATTAAAAAAAGCAATTATGCTAATTAAGGGAAAGGGGAAATAA
- a CDS encoding PTS sugar transporter subunit IIC: MFDWLEKTMAPIAEKLSTNKVLVAIRDGFLVSTPLIIVASIFLLIANFPITGYPEFMEGIFGSGWDSHLLVVSNATINMIALLNVLGIAYSYAKQLKVEPISGGVVALVSYLIITPQTHELFLNADGKAFRGFAFSNLNSQGLFLAMITAIVAVQIFAYVTKKGWVIKLPEGVPPAVMGSFAALVPSMFVMITFFLVRLLFVNTSFGNAQNFIFTVLQTPLMGLGTNKLFEVIYQFLSTLFWFFGINGPAITNTIFSPIHNTMTYANQAAYIAGESLPYIFTGPFSDFFGNYGGGGSTLSLVLLMVTMGKSQRMKQLGRLSIVPGIFGINEMIIFGLPIVLNPIILIPFLLVPVMNIALSTAATVIGIIPYTTGIALPWTTPIFFSGWLSTGSLFAGIFQLGLLALGCLVYYPFFRILDKQYLEDEKKPQDLQVDELDDISLDDISFDDL; this comes from the coding sequence ATGTTTGATTGGTTAGAAAAAACGATGGCTCCAATTGCTGAGAAGCTAAGTACAAATAAAGTATTGGTTGCTATTCGTGACGGTTTTTTAGTTAGTACTCCGTTAATTATAGTTGCATCGATATTCTTATTAATTGCGAATTTCCCTATAACTGGATATCCGGAGTTTATGGAGGGAATTTTTGGATCAGGTTGGGACAGCCATTTATTGGTGGTATCAAATGCTACAATAAATATGATTGCACTCTTAAATGTTTTAGGTATTGCTTATTCATATGCTAAACAACTAAAAGTTGAACCTATTTCGGGAGGAGTGGTTGCGCTTGTATCGTATCTAATCATTACGCCACAAACACACGAATTGTTCCTAAATGCAGATGGAAAAGCATTTAGAGGGTTTGCTTTCTCAAATTTAAATTCTCAAGGTTTATTCCTCGCCATGATTACCGCGATTGTTGCCGTTCAAATCTTTGCATATGTAACGAAAAAAGGTTGGGTAATTAAACTTCCTGAAGGTGTTCCACCAGCAGTAATGGGATCATTTGCTGCTTTGGTTCCTAGTATGTTTGTAATGATTACGTTCTTCTTAGTGCGTTTATTATTTGTGAATACATCTTTTGGAAATGCACAGAACTTTATTTTTACAGTATTGCAAACACCTTTGATGGGACTTGGAACAAATAAGTTATTTGAAGTAATTTATCAGTTCTTATCAACTCTATTCTGGTTCTTCGGTATTAATGGACCTGCAATTACAAATACCATATTCTCTCCAATTCATAATACGATGACTTATGCAAACCAGGCAGCCTACATTGCGGGTGAGTCGCTTCCATATATCTTTACGGGTCCATTCTCTGATTTTTTTGGAAACTACGGTGGGGGCGGAAGTACATTGTCATTAGTCCTATTAATGGTCACAATGGGTAAATCGCAACGCATGAAACAATTAGGTCGCTTATCGATTGTTCCTGGAATTTTTGGAATTAATGAAATGATTATATTTGGACTTCCAATCGTACTGAATCCAATAATACTGATACCATTTCTACTTGTACCGGTTATGAATATTGCATTATCAACAGCTGCGACAGTCATTGGAATTATTCCATATACAACAGGAATTGCCTTACCATGGACAACACCAATTTTCTTCTCGGGTTGGTTATCAACTGGTAGTCTATTTGCCGGAATATTCCAATTGGGACTTCTAGCACTTGGTTGCTTAGTTTATTATCCATTCTTTAGAATCTTAGATAAGCAATATCTCGAAGATGAAAAGAAACCACAAGATTTACAAGTGGATGAATTAGATGATATCTCGCTCGATGATATATCGTTTGATGACTTATAA
- a CDS encoding GrdB-related putative oxidoreductase gives MRVLLFFDQTQAGAGGKERPNVELAVEKGGIGSYHMFEKYIKQEGGLVLATMYCGNGYFFDHEEEVKRKVAGLATKLKADIVLCGPCFDYPDYSRMSAILAQYIEENTDTKAVAMFSKENEEVIKQYKYSVRIIKMPRKGGTGLNESLENMSKVLKAVVEDQPKSSYESFIY, from the coding sequence ATGAGAGTATTACTATTTTTTGATCAAACACAAGCTGGAGCTGGAGGTAAGGAAAGACCGAACGTCGAGTTGGCGGTGGAAAAAGGCGGAATTGGATCTTACCACATGTTTGAAAAATACATTAAACAAGAAGGGGGTCTCGTTCTAGCGACTATGTATTGTGGTAATGGTTATTTTTTCGACCATGAAGAAGAAGTGAAGCGTAAAGTTGCTGGACTTGCTACCAAATTAAAAGCAGACATTGTATTATGTGGCCCATGTTTTGATTATCCAGATTATTCAAGGATGTCAGCAATTCTCGCACAATACATCGAAGAAAACACTGATACAAAAGCAGTAGCAATGTTCTCAAAAGAAAATGAAGAAGTGATTAAACAATACAAATACAGTGTGAGAATCATCAAAATGCCACGTAAAGGTGGAACAGGTTTGAATGAGTCGCTTGAAAACATGTCAAAAGTTCTAAAAGCAGTTGTAGAAGATCAGCCAAAATCAAGTTATGAATCGTTTATATATTAA
- a CDS encoding N(4)-(beta-N-acetylglucosaminyl)-L-asparaginase produces the protein MWGIIATWRMAKEGVDSAVTILEDNGNAGDAIETAIKAIEDFPFYKSVGYGGLPNEEMEVELDAAYMDGTTFDIGAVAAIKDFANPISIARSLSRYKVNNLLVGAGAEAYAHKEGFERKNMLTNRAKIHYHNRVKDMREIEISPYSGHDTVGMVSVDSEQNIIAGTSTSGLFMKKKGRVGDSPIIGSGLYADSLVGGASATGLGEDLMKGVVSYEVVRLMKEGITPQEAVEKVTFDFDRELIERRGEAGDISIVAMNKNGEWGVASNIDNFSFSVATEKQANTVYITKRVGDHMIHEIAPQEWLDKYLSERMKPLEEK, from the coding sequence ATGTGGGGTATTATTGCTACATGGCGAATGGCTAAAGAAGGTGTAGATAGTGCAGTTACTATCCTAGAAGATAATGGTAATGCAGGAGATGCAATTGAAACAGCAATTAAAGCAATTGAAGATTTCCCATTCTACAAATCAGTCGGTTATGGAGGACTTCCAAATGAGGAAATGGAAGTAGAATTAGATGCAGCATATATGGATGGTACAACATTTGATATTGGCGCTGTCGCAGCAATTAAAGATTTTGCAAATCCAATTTCAATTGCACGTTCTTTAAGCCGATATAAAGTTAATAATTTATTGGTAGGTGCAGGTGCAGAGGCTTACGCTCATAAGGAAGGATTCGAACGTAAAAACATGCTAACCAATCGCGCCAAAATTCATTATCATAACCGCGTAAAAGATATGCGTGAAATCGAAATTTCGCCCTATTCAGGTCATGATACGGTGGGAATGGTCTCGGTAGATAGCGAACAAAATATTATTGCTGGTACATCTACAAGTGGCCTTTTCATGAAGAAAAAAGGACGCGTTGGCGACTCACCAATCATTGGGTCAGGACTCTATGCTGATAGTCTTGTTGGGGGAGCTTCCGCAACAGGTCTAGGTGAAGACTTGATGAAGGGCGTCGTTTCGTATGAAGTTGTGAGACTTATGAAGGAAGGAATCACACCACAAGAAGCAGTAGAAAAAGTAACATTCGATTTTGATCGTGAATTGATTGAACGTCGAGGTGAAGCGGGTGATATTTCTATTGTTGCTATGAATAAAAATGGTGAATGGGGAGTTGCATCAAACATTGATAATTTTTCATTTTCGGTAGCAACTGAAAAGCAAGCGAATACTGTTTATATCACAAAGCGAGTAGGAGATCACATGATACATGAAATTGCTCCTCAAGAATGGTTAGATAAGTACTTAAGTGAACGTATGAAACCTTTGGAGGAAAAATAA